A window of the Leptospira brenneri genome harbors these coding sequences:
- a CDS encoding NAD(P)-dependent oxidoreductase — MKITLIGATGFIGSKTLEDSLNRGHQVTAVLRDPNKLKLEHPNLKKVQGDIFDTDGLSKIIAGSDAVLDSYNPGWTDPKIRENMINGSLSILNATKKAGVKRVIVMGGAGSLEVEPGVQLIDTPHFPKEYFEGADGARQILNHLRSEKDLDWTFLSPSAIIEPEGAKTGNYRVSKESLLVDTNGQSHISLADLVKAFVDELEDNKHIKGRFTVGY, encoded by the coding sequence ATGAAAATTACATTAATCGGAGCCACAGGTTTTATTGGAAGTAAAACCTTAGAAGACAGTTTGAATAGAGGACATCAAGTAACAGCAGTTTTACGTGACCCTAACAAACTAAAATTAGAACATCCAAACTTAAAAAAAGTGCAAGGTGATATCTTTGATACAGATGGTTTGTCTAAAATCATAGCAGGTTCAGATGCTGTTTTAGATTCTTACAATCCAGGTTGGACCGATCCAAAAATTCGAGAAAACATGATCAATGGATCTTTATCCATTCTCAATGCAACAAAAAAGGCCGGAGTGAAACGAGTGATTGTTATGGGTGGGGCTGGATCTTTGGAAGTAGAACCCGGCGTTCAACTCATTGACACACCTCATTTTCCAAAAGAATACTTTGAAGGAGCTGATGGTGCTAGACAGATACTAAACCACCTTCGATCTGAAAAAGATTTGGATTGGACCTTTCTTTCTCCTTCTGCCATCATCGAACCAGAAGGCGCAAAAACGGGAAACTACCGTGTATCGAAAGAATCGCTTCTTGTGGATACAAATGGACAAAGCCATATCTCACTCGCTGATTTGGTAAAAGCTTTTGTGGATGAACTAGAAGATAACAAACATATCAAAGGTAGATTTACTGTAGGTTATTAA
- a CDS encoding Rrf2 family transcriptional regulator, whose protein sequence is MAIPSRYSVAIHILTILEMDGEASSEEIAGSVGTNPAIIRLLIGKLKKAGIINVRQGVKGSSLSKPAKEINLLSVYRAIENENALFLLHEYPNPQCPIGKNIQASLSGILEEAQKSMENKLSEYNLTDVSSEIRHRMESDKRQLKKKNA, encoded by the coding sequence ATGGCCATTCCCAGTCGGTATTCTGTTGCGATTCACATTCTGACCATTTTAGAAATGGATGGAGAGGCATCTTCAGAAGAAATTGCAGGTTCTGTTGGAACCAATCCAGCCATCATACGGCTACTCATTGGAAAGTTAAAAAAGGCTGGGATCATCAACGTACGCCAAGGGGTAAAAGGATCCTCTTTATCTAAGCCAGCAAAAGAAATCAATTTACTCAGTGTTTACAGAGCGATCGAAAATGAAAATGCTTTGTTTCTTTTACACGAATACCCCAATCCCCAATGCCCTATCGGGAAAAACATCCAGGCCTCCCTTTCTGGAATTTTAGAAGAAGCACAAAAGTCGATGGAAAACAAATTATCTGAATACAACCTAACGGATGTAAGTTCAGAAATTCGACATCGGATGGAATCAGACAAAAGGCAATTGAAGAAAAAAAATGCATAA
- a CDS encoding NAD(P) transhydrogenase subunit alpha produces MEIFVTAVTIFVLAIFVGFEIITKIPPILHTPLMSGSNAISGITLIGALYAAGIQESNITKILGLLSVIFATINVVGGFLVTHRMLGMFKKKDTPK; encoded by the coding sequence ATGGAAATATTTGTTACAGCCGTCACGATTTTCGTTCTAGCGATCTTCGTGGGATTTGAAATCATCACAAAAATCCCTCCCATCCTCCACACCCCACTTATGTCGGGTTCGAACGCCATTTCCGGCATTACCTTAATCGGTGCCCTCTATGCGGCCGGAATCCAAGAGAGTAACATCACCAAAATTTTGGGTCTCCTCTCTGTTATTTTCGCTACAATCAACGTAGTGGGTGGGTTTCTCGTCACTCATAGAATGCTCGGAATGTTTAAGAAGAAGGATACACCGAAATAA